The sequence CGGATCGATCACCCCTTCTTCGCCCGCGTCTTGGCGTTCGCAGGCTTCGATCAGCATGCTGTCGGGGTCGGCCGCCACGGCCAGTTTGAACGGTTGGTTGGCGATCGAAATCGCATCCCATTGCCAGGCGAATTTATCGCTGGCAGCGGCTTCAAGTGCGTCGAGGGTCGGGGCGTTTTGTTCCGAGGTCATCGTGGGTTCCGAAGTCATCGTGCTGCTATTGCGAGTGGGCGGCATGGAGAAGGCGTGCCGCTTCGACGGCGAAATAGGTCAGCACGCCATCGGCACCGGCACGCTTGAACGCTAACAAGCTTTCGAGAATCACTTTGTCGCGATCGAGCCAACCGTGATTGGCGGCGGCGGAGAGCATCGCGTACTCGCCGCTGACTTGATAGGCGAACGTGGGAACGCCAAAGGTCGATTTCACACGATAGACGATGTCCAAGTAGGGCATCCCCGGTTTGACCATCACCGTGTCGGCGCCCTCGGCCAAATCGAGTGCGACTTCGTGAAGCGCCTCGTCGCTTTGGCCAGGAGATTGTTGGTAGGTACTCTTGCTGGCTTTGCCAAGATTGCCAGACGATCCGACCGCATCTCGGAAAGGCCCGTAAAACGAACTGGCGTACTTAGCGGCGTACGACATGATTTGCACGTTGGTCATTCCCGCGGTTTCCAACGTCCCACGAATCGCTCCGATCCGGCCATCCATCATGTCGCTCGGCGCGATCACGTCACATCCCGCTTCGGCTTGTACCAACGCTTGCTGGCACAACACTTCGACCGTTTCGTCGTTGATCACATACGAATCGCGAACCAATCCGTCTTGCCCATGGCTGCTGTAGGGGTCCAAGGCAACATCGCAGATCACGCCGAGGGCATCGCCTGCTTCTTGTTTGATCTTGCGAACGGTGCGGCAAACGAGGTTGTCGGGATTGATCGCTTCAGCGGCATCCGGCGTTTTCAGTTCGCTAGGCGTGGCCGGGAAAATCGCGATGGCGGGGATCCCCAAACGGCACGCGGTCTGGACCGCCTCGGCGATTTGGTCGTGCCCCAGTCGGTCCACCCCCGGCAAGCTTTCAATCGGTTGGCGTCCCTCGCCATCAAAGACAAAGATGGGCCAAATCAGATCGTCCACGCTCAATTGGTTCTCGGCAACAAGTCGCCGAGACCAGTCGTGGCGACGGACGCGTCGCAGGCGAGTGGCGGGGAAATTCCCGCGAGAAAAATGGCTCATTCGTACGAGGGGGGCTCGGTGAGGGGCTCGGTTCATTTGGCGGCCCACGATTTTTGTTTGGGCTGCAAGATTCACGTATCTTAGGCAACCGATCCCGATTCATGTACCCAGCATCTGGTGATGATCTTGATACAATGGGATGCCCGAGGCCGCTGTCGGCCCAAACGAACCGGTGCCGCGAATAACCAGGCGGCCCAAATAAGTTGGCAGCTCGCACGGCCCCATTTCACCGTCGCTTCCCCCATCCTTTGACCCTCATTTTGAATCTAACGCTGATGAAAATACGAACTTCCTCTTTTCAACGACTGGTCGCCTCTCTCGCATTGGTCGTGTGTGTGACGCTACAGGCGTCGGCGGCTGACGATGCCAAAGTCTTGTCGGCATTGTTGATCGACGGGCAAAACAATCACAAATGGCAAGAAACCACCCCGCTGATCAAACAGACGCTCGAAGCATCAGGGCGATTCAAAGTGGACGTTGTCACCTCGCCTGCAAAAGGGGGCGACATGAGTACATTCGCTCCGAAATTCGCCGGCTATGACGTCATCGTTTCCAACTACAACGGCCAACCGTGGAGCGAGTCGACGCAAAAAGCGTTTGAGGACTACGTCGCTGGCGGAGGCGGTTTCTGCTCGGTTCACGCCGCCGATAACTCGTTCCCAAAATGGTCGGCCTACAATCGCATGATCGGGCTGGGGGGCTGGGGCGGTCGCAATGAGAGCGATGGTCCCTACGTTCGTTGGAAAGAGGATCTGCAAAAATTTACGCGTGACAACTCGCCTGGATCGGGTGGCACCCACGGCAAACGCGTTCCCTTTGTCGTCGTCGTTCGCGATGTCGAGCATCCGATCACCAAGGGATTGCCGGGATCGTTCATGCAAACGGCTGACGAATTGTACGGAAAGTTGCGAGGACCCGCGGAAAACATGCAAGTGTTGGCGACCGGATTCAGTGCCAAAGAATCGGGCGGTACTGGCGAACACGAGCCGCTGTTGATGTGCATTCAATACGGCAAAGGACGTGTTTTTCACACGACCCTTGGGCATGACGTCAACGCGATGAAGGGGTTGGCGTTCCAAGTCACGCTGCAGCGTGGTACCGAGTGGGCGGCGACTGGCGATGTGACCCTGCCCGCCGTCGATGCCGAGACGTTGACGGCCGACGAGCCTGCCGTCCGCGATCCGGCGACGCTTAGCGAGTCGGCCGCAGGCAACGATGTCTCGTGGGACACGATCCCCGATATCGATGGCAAAGGCTGGGTTTCGCTGTTCAATGGCAGCGACACCAAGGGCTGGACCCAAAAGAACGGCACCGCGACCTACCGCGTCGAAAAAGGGGCTGTGGTCGGAAAAACCTCCGAAGGAAGCCCGAATTCGTTCTTGTGCACCGATCAAACCTTTGGCGATTTCGAGCTGACCTTCCAAACCAACGTCGACACTGGACTAAACAGCGGGGTGCAGATTCGCTCGCTCAGCACCAAGGATTACAAAAACGGTCGTGTTCACGGCCCCCAGGTCGAAATCGAAGCGGCGCCAGGCGAAGCGGGCTACGTCTACAGCGAAGGGACCGGACGCGGTTGGATCACCAAGGAACAACCGATCAAAGACGCCTATCAAAACAACAGCTGGAATCGTTTCGTCGTTCGCGCGGTGGGCGATCGCATTCAAACTTGGGTCAACGGCACCAAGATCGCTGATTTTTCGGACGCAGAATCGAGCAAAGAAGGCTTCATTGGGCTGCAAGTGCACGGCATCGCCAAGGGGACCGGCCCCTTCGAAGTCCGCTGGAAAGATATCCGCGTGCGTGAGCTGAATTAATTCAGGCTTTTTTGGTTGAACGGCGTAAAAACAGGGGATTTTGCGGGTTTTTGCTCAAGAAAATTGAGCTTGACGCCGACACGGTGGTTTCGCACAATCGCCGGTCGCTCGTAATTTATGAGCGGTTTGCCAGTTGTATTTTTGCTAGCAAACCGTTCAATTGCGTCGCAATGGATTGCAAGATCGAAATTTGCCCGCGGCCAGTCAAGCAAGATTGGCGAAATCGGTGGTTTGCCTAGTTGGTGATCATCGAGATGGGTCGACCGATCGGATACGTTTCGCCAGCTTGAATCGGCGAGTCGCCCAAGGAAGGGGTTCCGCACCGAAATTGTTTCGGGTTTGTCGTGGCTTTCTTTCCAGGTGCCTTGTCACCAAGTGGTTCCTTTTACGGGAGTTGTCGCTTGTCCCTGCCTGTGGACTTCGACCTGAAAGAGCGAGTGCGCGCGAGCGTCGACATTGTCGATGTTGTCGGCCAGACGCTGGAGTTGCATCCGGCGGGTCGCAATATGGTTGCACGTTGTCCCTGGCACAACGACCGGCGACCTTCTTTGACCGTCAATCCCGAGCGGCAGACGTGGAAGTGTTGGGTTTGTGATATCGGTGGCGATATCTTTAGCTACGTGATGCAGCGAGACGGGCTCGATTTTCCATCGGCACTTCGCATGTTGGCCGAACAGGCAGGCATTCCGATCGACGAGCTACGAGGCGGCAAAAAGACCGTTTTCGGCAGCCCCGATGATCGCCCCACGCTGTTTGCAGCAATGAAATTGGTCTCGGACGCCTATTTCCAACAGCTTGAAAGTGGCACCAGCAACGATGCCAAGATTGCTCGGGACTATTTGGCCTCGCGTGGCATTGATGACGAGAACCGCAGGCGTTTTCGCATCGGCTTTTCGCCCGAGTCGTGGAGCTTTGCTGTCGACTTGCTTAAGAAGCATAACTTTAGCGCCGAGGTTGCCGAAGCCGCTGGCTTGGCCATCAAACGAAACAAGGGTGACGGGTATTACGATCGGTTTCGCGGCCGGTTGATGTTCCCGATTCATGACCTGCAAGATCGCCCGATCTCGTTGGGAGGCCGGTTGATCCCCGCGATCGCCGCGCGACGTGGCGAAGAAAAGGCCGGGGCCAAGTACATCAACGGTCCTGAGACCAAGTTATTCCGCAAGTCACACCAGCTGTACAATTTGCAACTGGCGCGTGAATCGATCCGTCGCGGTGGTGACGCCTTGGTGATGGAGGGTTACACCGATGTGGTCGCCGCTCGCCAAGCAGGCGTCGAGTCGGCGGTCGCCGTGCTTGGGACCGCCTTGGGTGACGACCACATTCGTTTGTTGAAACGATTTGCGAAACGGGTCGTTTTGGTGCTCGATGGTGACACCGCCGGGCAAACCCGCGCCGATCAAGTGCTCGAGTTGTTTGTGCGTGCCGATGTCGACATGCGGGTTTTGACGTTGCCCGATGGCAATGATCCCGCCGATTTTTTGGCGTCACAGGGGCGCGCCGCCTTTGATGAATTGGTGGCTAAGGCGCCCGACGCGCTCGAGCACAAATTGAATCGGTTGACCGAAGGGGTCGATGTCACGAACGACACGCACAAGGTGACGCAAGCGATCGAAGTTTTGTTGGGGATCATCGCTCAAGCTCCGCGGACCGCGAATCTAAAAGTGGACCAGTTGATGCTGCGGATGTCGAGGACGTTCGGGTTGCCGATTGAGCGGCTTAGTGAGCGACTCGAAGAGGTTCGCAAAACACGCTCGCGAGCCCAGGCGAAACATCGTGATTCACGCAGTCGCGGCGCAAGCCCTGGTGCTGCCCGGCCGGTGAAGCGTCCCTCGCCGCCGCCTCGCAGCGAAAGTTCGCCCCCGGCGTCATCGTTTGATCCGAATGCGGCGTTTTTAGAGTCGGCAGAAGTTGAAGGTGATTTTGGCGGCTACGATGATTTCGGTGTCCCGCCGGATTTCGGCGGCGCCCCGGACTTCGGTGGCGCGTCCGATTTTGGCGGGCTGGATGCGTCTGGCGATTTTGGCAGGACGTCGTCACGTTCATCGTCGCAAGCGAATCGTGTGCAGCCGCTCAGCGGAATCGATCGCGAGTTGTTTGAAACGCTGATTGAATCACCCGAGCTTGCGGCGATGGCGGTCGAATCGATCGATCCTGATTGGCTCGATTCCAATACGGCAAAGATGTTGTTGTCGGCCTATCAAGACTTGGATCTGCAAGGCCGTGACTTGACGCTCGAGTCGCTGATGTTGGTTCTTGAAAACGAAGATTTGAAAAACCAAGTCGTGACGCTCGAGGAACGCGTGCGTCGTCGCGGCGACCAATCCACCCAAACCACCTTCGAGCGTTACGCGGGGGTTGTTCTGCGCTACCGCGAGCGAGAATTTTCGGCAGAAAAAAACCGCCAAATCGCAAAACTGGCTTCTTCGGCATTGGCAGAAGAGGAAGAGGAGGCTCTATTGAAAGAGCTGTTTGACGCCGAGCGAGCGCGTCACCAGATGAAAAAAGATTAGCTTGCGAGATGCTAGCAAATGATAGCATTCGAAGTCAACACGAAAACGCTTAAGTAACTTAAGTCAACCGAACCTTTCGCAAACGTTACTGTTTCCAATCAATCGAAGGAGCTACTGACACCCCGCTTCAGACCGTCCCGATTCAATACCACGCATCGTTGATGTCTTTGTCAAAAAGACGCCCGCCAACGGTGACCGATCAGAGGAGCTGATCATGTGCGTATTGTGTGAAATAGGATTTTTCAATCGACCCACGGTGCCAGGATTCGGCACTAAAAAAACATGAGGTTTTCAGATGCAATTGATGGACCAAGATCTTTCTCAACTTATCGCTCGTGGAACCAAGGATGGATTCCTCACCTACGACGAAGTCAACGCCTACCTACCGGATGAAGACGTCAATCCGGAAAAGCTCGATCGACTGATGCAAGCGATTGAGCGTCACGGGATTCAGTTAATCGAAAAGGCGGAAAAGAAGGCGATTGTTGCAGCGGGCAAAAAGCCCGAGCCTCGTGTGGCTGAAATGCGATACAGCGAAGACGACGATGCGCCGCTGGTATCGGCAGAATTGCCCAAGGCTAGCGATGACCCGATTCGCATGTACTTGAGCCAGATGGCTGAAATCCCCTTGCTGACTCGCGAGCAAGAGATTTCGTTGGCCAAGAAAATCGAAATCACGCGTCGTCAATATCGCCGCATGTTGTTGGAATCCGATTACGCACTTCGCAGCACGGTCGAAACGCTGCACCGCGTGCACAACGGTGAATTGCCATTTGATCGTACCATCAAGGTTTCGTTGACCGAACGATTGACCAAAGAGCAGATCAGTGCTCGTATGCCTCACAACCTGCGAACGATCGATGTCTTGATCGCGCAGAACAAATCGGATTTTGAGCAGCTCGTTCGCAAGAGCGTTTCGCCTCGTTTGAAGGCCGAGATTCGCCGTCGATTCATCCGTAACCGCCGCAAGTGCTTGCAGCTTGTCGAAGAATTGTCGCTTCGCAGTCGCCGCGTCGTGCCGTTGTTGGGACAGCTCGAAAAGATTTCACGCCGCATGACTTTCATTCGCGATCGCTTGTCCGCTTTGGGCGATGACGCGATGAGCCGCGATGAAGCTGCGGATCTGAAACAAGAGCTTCGCGAATTGATGTTGGTCACTCAAGAGAGTCCGGAAAGCCTTCGCAACCGGATGACCAAAGTTCGTCGCCACTTTGATGAATACGAAGCGACCAAGCGTCAATTGAGCAGCGGTAATCTTCGTTTGGTGGTCTCGATCGC comes from Novipirellula caenicola and encodes:
- the hemB gene encoding porphobilinogen synthase: MSHFSRGNFPATRLRRVRRHDWSRRLVAENQLSVDDLIWPIFVFDGEGRQPIESLPGVDRLGHDQIAEAVQTACRLGIPAIAIFPATPSELKTPDAAEAINPDNLVCRTVRKIKQEAGDALGVICDVALDPYSSHGQDGLVRDSYVINDETVEVLCQQALVQAEAGCDVIAPSDMMDGRIGAIRGTLETAGMTNVQIMSYAAKYASSFYGPFRDAVGSSGNLGKASKSTYQQSPGQSDEALHEVALDLAEGADTVMVKPGMPYLDIVYRVKSTFGVPTFAYQVSGEYAMLSAAANHGWLDRDKVILESLLAFKRAGADGVLTYFAVEAARLLHAAHSQ
- a CDS encoding family 16 glycoside hydrolase; this encodes MKIRTSSFQRLVASLALVVCVTLQASAADDAKVLSALLIDGQNNHKWQETTPLIKQTLEASGRFKVDVVTSPAKGGDMSTFAPKFAGYDVIVSNYNGQPWSESTQKAFEDYVAGGGGFCSVHAADNSFPKWSAYNRMIGLGGWGGRNESDGPYVRWKEDLQKFTRDNSPGSGGTHGKRVPFVVVVRDVEHPITKGLPGSFMQTADELYGKLRGPAENMQVLATGFSAKESGGTGEHEPLLMCIQYGKGRVFHTTLGHDVNAMKGLAFQVTLQRGTEWAATGDVTLPAVDAETLTADEPAVRDPATLSESAAGNDVSWDTIPDIDGKGWVSLFNGSDTKGWTQKNGTATYRVEKGAVVGKTSEGSPNSFLCTDQTFGDFELTFQTNVDTGLNSGVQIRSLSTKDYKNGRVHGPQVEIEAAPGEAGYVYSEGTGRGWITKEQPIKDAYQNNSWNRFVVRAVGDRIQTWVNGTKIADFSDAESSKEGFIGLQVHGIAKGTGPFEVRWKDIRVRELN
- the dnaG gene encoding DNA primase; its protein translation is MSLPVDFDLKERVRASVDIVDVVGQTLELHPAGRNMVARCPWHNDRRPSLTVNPERQTWKCWVCDIGGDIFSYVMQRDGLDFPSALRMLAEQAGIPIDELRGGKKTVFGSPDDRPTLFAAMKLVSDAYFQQLESGTSNDAKIARDYLASRGIDDENRRRFRIGFSPESWSFAVDLLKKHNFSAEVAEAAGLAIKRNKGDGYYDRFRGRLMFPIHDLQDRPISLGGRLIPAIAARRGEEKAGAKYINGPETKLFRKSHQLYNLQLARESIRRGGDALVMEGYTDVVAARQAGVESAVAVLGTALGDDHIRLLKRFAKRVVLVLDGDTAGQTRADQVLELFVRADVDMRVLTLPDGNDPADFLASQGRAAFDELVAKAPDALEHKLNRLTEGVDVTNDTHKVTQAIEVLLGIIAQAPRTANLKVDQLMLRMSRTFGLPIERLSERLEEVRKTRSRAQAKHRDSRSRGASPGAARPVKRPSPPPRSESSPPASSFDPNAAFLESAEVEGDFGGYDDFGVPPDFGGAPDFGGASDFGGLDASGDFGRTSSRSSSQANRVQPLSGIDRELFETLIESPELAAMAVESIDPDWLDSNTAKMLLSAYQDLDLQGRDLTLESLMLVLENEDLKNQVVTLEERVRRRGDQSTQTTFERYAGVVLRYREREFSAEKNRQIAKLASSALAEEEEEALLKELFDAERARHQMKKD
- a CDS encoding sigma-70 family RNA polymerase sigma factor, which produces MQLMDQDLSQLIARGTKDGFLTYDEVNAYLPDEDVNPEKLDRLMQAIERHGIQLIEKAEKKAIVAAGKKPEPRVAEMRYSEDDDAPLVSAELPKASDDPIRMYLSQMAEIPLLTREQEISLAKKIEITRRQYRRMLLESDYALRSTVETLHRVHNGELPFDRTIKVSLTERLTKEQISARMPHNLRTIDVLIAQNKSDFEQLVRKSVSPRLKAEIRRRFIRNRRKCLQLVEELSLRSRRVVPLLGQLEKISRRMTFIRDRLSALGDDAMSRDEAADLKQELRELMLVTQESPESLRNRMTKVRRHFDEYEATKRQLSSGNLRLVVSIAKKYRNRGLSFLDLIQEGNTGLMRAVDKYEYRRGFKFSTYATWWIRQAITRAIADQARTIRIPVHMIDVLSKLRQAQKRLTQELRREPTYEEIALATEVPLEEVRRVMDIGRHPVSLDRPVGEGEDSSFGEFIEGSEDDNPVRAAASGILRGKIDELLKTLTFREREIIRLRYGLVDGYSYTLEECGRIFKVTRERVRQIEAKAVAKLQSPSRADRLSEFLKTAA